In Carya illinoinensis cultivar Pawnee chromosome 16, C.illinoinensisPawnee_v1, whole genome shotgun sequence, a single window of DNA contains:
- the LOC122299376 gene encoding lysophospholipid acyltransferase LPEAT1-like isoform X1, producing the protein METQLKDLHPTQGQQQPKPELSESMHYEGSTKDDRPFLKPESSSIPISNESSEELEKKFAAFVRHDAYGPMGRGELSLEEKVLLAIAWLILVPIRVVFAISLLILYYVICRICTLFSAPNRDDGEQEDYAHMGGWRRAVVVQCGKFISRIMLFVFGFYWINETFRIPDNDYKSSAALNEGKDVCEEPERPGAIISNHVSYIDILYHMSLFFPSFVAKRSVAKLPLVGLISKCLGCVYVQRETKSSDFKGVSVAVTERVKEAHQDKSAPIMMLFPEGTTTNGDFLLPFKTGAFLAKAPVLPVILRYPFQRFSPAWDSISGVRHVIFLLSQFVNHLEVIRLPIYYPSQQEKDDPKLYANNVRRLMASEGNLIYSDIGLPEKRIYLSALNGNNSLPSVLHQKDD; encoded by the exons ATGGAGACCCAACTTAAAGACCTCCATCCTACTCAAGGTCAACAACAACCCAAGCCCGAGCTATCCGAATCCATGCACTATGAGGGGTCCACCAAAGATGACCGCCCGTTCCTCAAGCCTGAGTCCTCCTCCATCCCTATTTCCAACGAGAGCTCCGAGGAGCTGGAGAAGAAGTTCGCTGCTTTTGTTCGGCATGACGCGTACGGACCAATGGGACGCGGCGAGCTGTCCTTGGAGGAGAAGGTCCTGCTTGCCATCGCGTGGTTGATCCTGGTGCCGATACGCGTGGTCTTCGCCATCAGTCTGCTGATTTTGTACTACGTGATATGCCGGATTTGCACGCTGTTCTCGGCGCCGAATCGGGACGACGGTGAGCAGGAGGATTATGCGCACATGGGCGGCTGGAGGAGGGCTGTAGTTGTCCAGTGTGGGAAGTTCATTTCCAGGATCATGCTTTTCGTTTTCGGTTTTTATTGGATCAACGAGACGTTCCGAATTCCTGACAACGACTACAAGTCATCTGCCGCTCTG AATGAGGGCAAAGATGTGTGTGAAGAGCCTGAAAGACCTGGGGCAATTATATCTAATCACGTATCCTATATAGACATTTTGTATCACATGTCTTTATTCTTCCCGAGCTTTGTTGCTAAG CGATCAGTGGCTAAACTTCCTCTAGTTGGTCTCATCAG CAAGTGCCTTGGTTGTGTTTATGTTCAGCGGGAGACAAAGTCATCTGACTTCAAGGGTGTTTCAG TTGCTGTGACTGAAAGAGTTAAAGAAGCTCATCAAGACAAGTCTGCTCCAATAATGATGCTTTTTCCTG aAGGCACAACTACAAATGGAGACTTCCTCCTGCCATTCAAGACAGGTGCATTTTTAGCAAAAGCACCAGTGCTTCCAGTGATCCTACGGTATCCTTTCCAAAGATTTAGTCCCGCCTGGGATTCAATATCTGGG GTGAGACATgtcatttttcttctctctcaattTGTAAATCACTTAGAGGTGATACGATTACCTATTTACTACCCCTCACAGCAAGAAAAGGATGATCCAAAACTTTATGCCAACAATGTTAGAAGGTTGATGGCAAGTGAG
- the LOC122299376 gene encoding lysophospholipid acyltransferase LPEAT1-like isoform X2 — protein sequence METQLKDLHPTQGQQQPKPELSESMHYEGSTKDDRPFLKPESSSIPISNESSEELEKKFAAFVRHDAYGPMGRGELSLEEKVLLAIAWLILVPIRVVFAISLLILYYVICRICTLFSAPNRDDGEQEDYAHMGGWRRAVVVQCGKFISRIMLFVFGFYWINETFRIPDNDYKSSAALNEGKDVCEEPERPGAIISNHVSYIDILYHMSLFFPSFVAKRSVAKLPLVGLISKCLGCVYVQRETKSSDFKGVSVAVTERVKEAHQDKSAPIMMLFPEGTTTNGDFLLPFKTGAFLAKAPVLPVILRYPFQRFSPAWDSISGVRHVIFLLSQFVNHLEVIRLPIYYPSQQEKDDPKLYANNVRRLMASEGNLIYSDIGLPEKRIYLSALNGLLSQR from the exons ATGGAGACCCAACTTAAAGACCTCCATCCTACTCAAGGTCAACAACAACCCAAGCCCGAGCTATCCGAATCCATGCACTATGAGGGGTCCACCAAAGATGACCGCCCGTTCCTCAAGCCTGAGTCCTCCTCCATCCCTATTTCCAACGAGAGCTCCGAGGAGCTGGAGAAGAAGTTCGCTGCTTTTGTTCGGCATGACGCGTACGGACCAATGGGACGCGGCGAGCTGTCCTTGGAGGAGAAGGTCCTGCTTGCCATCGCGTGGTTGATCCTGGTGCCGATACGCGTGGTCTTCGCCATCAGTCTGCTGATTTTGTACTACGTGATATGCCGGATTTGCACGCTGTTCTCGGCGCCGAATCGGGACGACGGTGAGCAGGAGGATTATGCGCACATGGGCGGCTGGAGGAGGGCTGTAGTTGTCCAGTGTGGGAAGTTCATTTCCAGGATCATGCTTTTCGTTTTCGGTTTTTATTGGATCAACGAGACGTTCCGAATTCCTGACAACGACTACAAGTCATCTGCCGCTCTG AATGAGGGCAAAGATGTGTGTGAAGAGCCTGAAAGACCTGGGGCAATTATATCTAATCACGTATCCTATATAGACATTTTGTATCACATGTCTTTATTCTTCCCGAGCTTTGTTGCTAAG CGATCAGTGGCTAAACTTCCTCTAGTTGGTCTCATCAG CAAGTGCCTTGGTTGTGTTTATGTTCAGCGGGAGACAAAGTCATCTGACTTCAAGGGTGTTTCAG TTGCTGTGACTGAAAGAGTTAAAGAAGCTCATCAAGACAAGTCTGCTCCAATAATGATGCTTTTTCCTG aAGGCACAACTACAAATGGAGACTTCCTCCTGCCATTCAAGACAGGTGCATTTTTAGCAAAAGCACCAGTGCTTCCAGTGATCCTACGGTATCCTTTCCAAAGATTTAGTCCCGCCTGGGATTCAATATCTGGG GTGAGACATgtcatttttcttctctctcaattTGTAAATCACTTAGAGGTGATACGATTACCTATTTACTACCCCTCACAGCAAGAAAAGGATGATCCAAAACTTTATGCCAACAATGTTAGAAGGTTGATGGCAAGTGAG
- the LOC122299819 gene encoding protein BRASSINAZOLE-RESISTANT 1-like encodes MTSDGATSATMSRRKPSWRERENNRRRERRRRAIAAKIYTGLRAQGNYNLPKHCDNNEVLKALCAEAGWTVEEDGTTYRRGCKRPLSDMAGTSTKITPYSSQNPSPLSSAFPSPIPSYQVSPSSSSFPSPSRNDANNSSILVPFIRNGIPSSLPPLRISNSAPVTPPLSSPTSRNPKPIPNWESIAKASMASFNYPFDAISAPASPTHRHFHTPATIPECNESDSPTIDACQWMNFQAFKLSAAAVPTSPTFNLMKPPTLQTVPNVINERGRGTEFDFGVGQVKPWVGERIHDVGLDDLELTLGSGKAKN; translated from the exons ATGACGTCAGACGGGGCGACGTCAGCTACGATGTCAAGGAGGAAGCCGTcgtggagggagagagagaacaacCGGAGGAGAGAAAGGAGGAGGAGAGCCATAGCTGCGAAGATTTACACTGGGCTGAGAGCTCAGGGTAACTACAATTTGCCCAAACATTGCGACAACAACGAGGTCTTGAAGGCTCTCTGCGCCGAAGCTGGCTGGACCGTCGAAGAAGACGGCACCACCTATCGCAGG GGATGCAAACGGCCCCTAAGTGATATGGCAGGCACCTCAACCAAAATCACCCCATACTCTTCTCAAAATCCCAGTCCTTTGTCTTCTGCCTTTCCAAGCCCAATCCCATCTTACCAAGTCAGtccctcctcctcatccttcCCTAGCCCATCTCGTAATGATGCCAACAATTCGTCTATACTCGTTCCCTTTATTCGAAATGGCATTCCTTCGTCTCTCCCTCCTCTTCGGATCTCAAACAGCGCCCCTGTAACCCCTCCTCTCTCATCACCAACTTCAAGAAATCCTAAGCCAATCCCAAACTGGGAGTCCATTGCCAAAGCATCCATGGCCTCTTTTAATTACCCATTTGACGCTATTTCTGCCCCTGCAAGCCCAACTCACCGTCACTTTCATACACCGGCTACTATACCAGAATGCAATGAGTCCGATTCACCCACCATTGATGCTTGCCAATGGATGAACTTCCAAGCGTTTAAGCTCTCTGCAGCAGCAGTGCCAACCTCTCCAACATTTAACCTAATGAAACCTCCTACTCTGCAAACTGTTCCCAATGTGATCAATGAGAGGGGAAGAGGTACAGAGTTCGACTTTGGGGTTGGACAAGTTAAGCCATGGGTCGGAGAGAGGATTCATGATGTGGGATTGGATGATCTGGAGCTCACACTTGGAAGTGGGAAAGCTAAGAACTAG